Genomic segment of Candidatus Zixiibacteriota bacterium:
CCGGGAGAGGATGTCGATTCTTTTCGACAAGGCTTTCGAGTATCACCTCCTTGTTCTCGGGACATCCAATCGAACCGAAATTTCTCTGGGTTATGGGACCTGGTATGGCGACGTAGCCTGTTCCGTGAATCCAATCGGCATGCTTTATAAGTCCCAGGTCAGGCAGTTAGCGCGCCATTATGAAATATCCGAGGCAATATTGACCAAGCCTCCCACCGCCGACCTCTGGCCCGGGCAGACCGACGAAGGTGAGCTCGGTCTTGAATATGACCGGGTGGACAATCTGCTGTTCATGATGATAGATCGCGGCATTACCGACCGTAAAAAGCTGAATGCGGCCGGGTTTGATGACCGTTTCATCGATCGGGCGGTCACTCTTTTGAATAGATCATATTTCAAGCGGCATCTTCCGGAAATCGCTGATACTGGCTTGAAGCCGATTCCGGATAAAATTATTATCTTCTGATTCCGATGGAATCTAATAATCATATTCCGGGTAAACTTTTTCTGGTTCCCACGCCCATTGGCAATTTGGGAGACATAACAGCCCGTGCGCTGGAAGTTCTGGCATCATCAGAAATTATCGCCTGTGAAGATACCCGTCTTTCAGGACGGCTTCTCGCCCACTTTTGCCTGAAAAAGAGACTTATCAGCTATCACGATTTCAATGAACAGGCCCGCTTGCCGATGCTCCTGAAAATTCTTCAGGAAGGAGGAGATGTCTCGGTGATTACCGATGCCGGCTCTCCCGGCCTTTCCGACCCGGCTTATCGCATCATACGAGCCGCCATCGATAATAATATCACGGTTTCTCCCCTGCCGGGCGCTAATGCCCTCCTTCCCGCTCTCACCGGCTCCGGCCTGCCGCTCGATCGTTTCTTTTTCGAGGGCTTTTTGCCAAATAAATCGGGCGCCAGAAAAAATCGACTTGAAAAGCTTAAGGAGCTAGAACATACTCTTATCTTTTATGAGTCACCGTTTCGAATCGAGCGAACAGTTGAAGATGTCCGGGTGATTCTGGGCGACAGACAGGCCTGTGTGGCGCGCGAAATATCGAAAATTTATGAGGAATTCATACGAGGAAGTCTTTCGGAAATTTCATCGAGATTGCAGTCCAAGAAAATTAAAGGCGAGATAGTGCTGTTAGTGGCAGGGGCGGATAAGAAAAAGGGGAAAGAAGATGACTAAAAAAGCCATTTATCCGTTCGATATCGCCATAATCGCATATATGATGCTTCTCTCGGGATTGATTCTGATATTCGGACGACCGCTCTCGGGATATTATGACGAACTGCTTATAAACGCCGCCGTTGTAATATTAGTCATCCTGATAGTGCAATTTCTTAATCATAGCGGGAATCGTCTTGTCCTCTTCTTCCGCATCCTTTATCCCGGATTGCTTTTTACCCTATTTTATGAACAGACCGGCGGGTTGATGAAATTAATCTTCCCGGATTTTCTTGACCGTCAGCTGATCGCTTTTGAATCCACGATTTTCGGGATTGATCCGAGCCTCTGGCTGGATAAGAATTTT
This window contains:
- the rsmI gene encoding 16S rRNA (cytidine(1402)-2'-O)-methyltransferase, giving the protein MESNNHIPGKLFLVPTPIGNLGDITARALEVLASSEIIACEDTRLSGRLLAHFCLKKRLISYHDFNEQARLPMLLKILQEGGDVSVITDAGSPGLSDPAYRIIRAAIDNNITVSPLPGANALLPALTGSGLPLDRFFFEGFLPNKSGARKNRLEKLKELEHTLIFYESPFRIERTVEDVRVILGDRQACVAREISKIYEEFIRGSLSEISSRLQSKKIKGEIVLLVAGADKKKGKEDD
- a CDS encoding NAD+ synthase codes for the protein MELLRLNEKEVAGRLEQFLALKLRESGLAGYIVGLSGGIDSSLSAAIGVRAVGVTKILGLILPYARSSHQSEKDALEFAAQYEIKTEKVEITPMIDAYIGDIRKIDPVRAGNKMARERMSILFDKAFEYHLLVLGTSNRTEISLGYGTWYGDVACSVNPIGMLYKSQVRQLARHYEISEAILTKPPTADLWPGQTDEGELGLEYDRVDNLLFMMIDRGITDRKKLNAAGFDDRFIDRAVTLLNRSYFKRHLPEIADTGLKPIPDKIIIF